In the Ammospiza caudacuta isolate bAmmCau1 chromosome 4, bAmmCau1.pri, whole genome shotgun sequence genome, CTGCAAAGCTGTTGGTCAGTGCTTATGCTGAAGCATATTCAGGATCTACAAACTACCTACACCTCTGCTAAATAAACTGCAGTGCTTAATCCATTAAAGCAGCACTCCAAGAACTGAGCACCAACAGTGATTTTCCTATaacagggctgcaggaaaaaaaaacctaaaatgaTCAAAGGATTAAAACGCAACATATAAAAATGTGCAGACAGCTTTCAGGGGCTTCAAATAGTTCTTTGAGAAAAGTTTGTCCATAGGACCACAAAGAAAAGCACCTCTCATGGCCATAgagaaaaggtttttgcccTGTTATTGCAGATCCAAGCCTGTGGTTCCCTAGAGTTACCTTACAGGGGGTGTGTTAAATGCAGCTTCAGGACAAAGCTTGTCACTAGCAACCCGAGGGCTTTGGGGAAGTCTAATGGCTCTTCCAACCACATAATTCCTGTGCTGGGTATCTAAACGACACTTAAGATTAATATGCCAGGTTAGAGAGGGGGAATTGTGTGGCCACATCAGAAGGAAATCAGCCATGTACTAAGAGCAACCCctgcccacctgcagagctgaaaTACACTCTCCCACCTCAAAACCAAAGAAGTCCTCTGTATGACCTTTTTAATTTATGATCCAGCACCTCTGCAATTCAAATCCTAACACTGGTGTTCTTCCTATCAACATATGGTGAGAAACACCCTCCCAGTAACTAGTCAGCTAAGAGAGCTTGCAAGAATGACTGCCTAGGCAACTGAAATATGTAAAGGAGAGGTTATCACAAGCtcatgcaaaaagaaaaagcaaagtggcaatttcatcaaaataaaatgagagAACAAAAGAAGTTACTTTCCCTTCCGAGTTACAAAATACCAGACTCTAAGTTCTTCAGGCTATTATTGTCCATTGTTAGATACACACCCAATTAGCTTTTCTCTGACTTGCACCAGttgctgccttttctttttgatgTTGGTTATTGCCTGAAACAAACAGTGAGCAAAGTCTGTGAAACAGTTTCTAAAACTTCAAAGGTAAACAACTCAAAtttcattgccttttttttcctctgaagtttTATGCTGATTGTCATTGTGGAAAATTGTAAGATACCAGATCTGATAAACTGCCATAAGTTATAACTGTATTTGAAACAATTCAAAGCTGTTTAAAATGTCAAACTCTAATCTCCATCCAAAAGTTTTCTTAAGAAACATTGGATTTACAAGCATACAAAAGGAGTTTGTGACTTCTTAATTTCAAACATTAAGAACTCTAGGAGGTTTTAGGTTTAAAGATGAAAATTAATGCAAATGTGTGTCCAGCATGATTGCCATAACTAAGTAAGCTTTCTTTAATATaacatgcaattaaaaaaaaagcaacaccCAAAACTCATAATTTAAATTTAGCAACtaaaactttaattttaaacaaatgtCTAAGAAGCAAACTAAGGATAAATCTGAGTGGCTGTGAATGCTAGGTGTGTATTAAGATTTTCATTTCACATGCAGAGCAGTTTACCATATCACCCCAAGTCAACAAGACTTTAGCACATTAATTGCTACTTCCCAGGATAAGCTTTATCTTGACTATTTGTTAAAGCTATTTTGCCATTGAACATTTGGTAGAGGATGTTAATTTGGGCAGAAGTCCAGACAGTGCCTAAGCTGCTCTTAAATCTCTCTTCTGTAGGGCATTCACCTATCCCTGATGAAACCACTGCAATATTTTTCTGCCCTTACACTACTGCCTCCTTCTGACAACATTCCTATTGCATTTTCAGCAAATTCCTACTtgctataaataaataaataaataaataaaaaagagaggaaCTGTCTTCCTCTAAACAAAAATTCTGCATCTATTTAGGGAATGCAGCTGCCTGAGTCTTCCCTTCTTTAAATTAAGCAATCCCATTCTATCCTCACAGGTTTctatctctgctgctctcctagGTTTTATATTCATTCATGTTTCTTTAAGGTTAGCTCTCATTATTTAACTGGCTTTCCAGAGGCCtcactcattaaaaaaaaaaacaaaccaaaaagacaaaagagtAATTGACATGCACAGATCTTACCCATCCTAATGTGCACTCATTGTTTTTACACCATATAGCAGTATACATCTGGAGTTTGCAATCCACCACATTTACTCAGATCTTTTCCAAAAAACCTCCTGTGGTTCCCTAACCTTTGTTTGTGCAGTTGATTCTGAGTACAGTACACCtttctggaaattattttgtctcTTCCAGTCAAGTTCTCAACATTTCAATGCCCACAACTGTATGCTCTACAATCTAGTGATATGTATGTGCTTACCttagcatttttcttcttcatattCTTTAATTCCTGGACTCCTGCTATCTACAGAGAAGAAGAATTACAGGTTGACAGGTCATCACTATCCTCCTAAAAATATGGCTGCAATAATTACTTTGGAATATCATAAAAtgttgttcttttatttttacaaaaaccaaccaaccctGGTTCAATGGGACATCACCAGTTGTGTATTGACTCTTTCTCCTCATGCCAGAGGAAAACTGTTGCACAAAAGGAGCTTGTGCAAATAATACTCCTTGTACCAATTCTTGTAATAttaccttcctttttttctataTCTTTATATAGATGTATAAATCTGGTAATCCCAACATTTGTTACTGCTAATGAACCACTCAGAACTACAGCTTTAGTACTTGGCCACTGTACTTGGCACAAGTGCTGCAAAGTTCTGAGTTCATTTTACTCATCAGAATCACCTTGATCTTTCCTGCcaataaatcacagaatggctcaggctggaagggaccacagtggtcacctggtccaacctccctgctcaagcagggtcatcctagagcacgtggcacaggattgtgtccagatggcTCTTGAATATCTTACAGTTATGTtcaaaatgttaattaaaaaagGATGATTTTCCCTGGAATATGTTAGAGGTCTTACTAAGAAGTCACTGAGACAACACAAAAATTAAACCCACCTTTTAAACCTCTAGTCAACGAGCTTTGAAAACAGTGTTTGACATAGCTGTATGCTCATCTAAATGATGCAGCTCACAGTTTTACTACATAATGATTTAAATATGACCAACACTTCAGGATTACTGGATGCTTCCCTACTCTCAAAAGGTGACAATTTGGCAAAGTACTTGCATGACCTCAGTGTTGTGTCTAGAGGCAGTTATTATGAAAACCTGCACAGAGGCAGCCAATTCTAACCTGCACACAACAAATTGTGTTTTCATATTACTTATACTGACAAGAGACTGGAAACTTTTACAGCTTGTAAAATGAATGTGTAAAGGGCAATATAAAACCATAGGTATTTTGACCACAGAACTGATTTTATCTCTGGTGTACTTACAAGATCAGTGATTTGATCCttgaaagcagaagaaaagtcACTGATAGCCTTTCTGCAAATGTTTGATTCTATGCTTTGTCTGGAGAAGTCAGAGGGACAAAACATATTTGGTTTAGTAAAGGGGAAATCTCATCCAAAACCCTTCCTTTGAGTAACAAATAACCCAAAGTTAAGCAGATAGACAAAGGAAGATCTTTCATATACTAGCAATAGCTTTATTTCTGTCTTGAAAATCAGCAACTGAGATGTGCTGTTCATGTTTGGAAAAATATCAAATCCCTGGAGACCATGTCAAGATCACATGTGAAGAAACATTTGTATCATAGATATTTAATAATCCTTAACATCAGAATGTAACCATGCAGCACTGATTCCCTAAAGGACAGCCCATTACCAAAACCACAGCTATTTCCTTTGAAAACTTTGAATATCCACTCAtggaaaagcagaatatttaCCTGTAATTTGCTGCTATCTTCTCAACTTCAGCCAGAACAACATCCAGTTCTGTAATATCTCTAGGAGATCTCTTCAGCTCTTTGGGACACCAAACCTGTACAGAATGTGGGTTATCCACTGGAACAACAGAATGAACATAAGCATTGCACAATTCTGGTGCACATtgtaaaacaacacaaaaactCTGATGCCCACCATCAAAATAACCATCCAAAAGTTATGAGTATTTTAACATGAAATGTGAGAAGAGGAATATTCTAATTATTTCACCTGTCTTTGCTTGTGCAACTGTGATAAATTTACCTGGGAACACCTTAGAACTGGGATGATCAATGACATGTAACTTAATTCTTATTATTTATTGATTCAAGCAAGCCCAGGAACACATCAGTAAACTGAGTAATAAACTACATAGTGTATGtagatgtgatttttttgtgttaaaaaaCTATTAGCCTGAATTTGCAACTTGCATTACTCCAAGAATCACAAGCTTTTATATTTGCATACATTCTTTTATTAATACCACATAAGCTCCAAAAACCCCACTACACAcaaatgcatttctttaaaCTTTGAAATAGCATTACAAACCAATTCCACAAAAAGTTAAACCATGTTTCTTCACACACTCCCCAGTGTAAATCCAGTACTAAAACGTGATGGGGTCCTGTTCCAAGGAAGCAGGATGACCCAAGGGACAGTTTCTTCCCACTGAAAAATGCCACTGTCTTGGAGCTCCCTGTCTCAGGGGACTTTACATcaacagctgctcctgcactgcagccaggggtgctccaagctctgccccacagctgctgctccaggctgcagacCAAGGGATGTACTGACACCTCCTACAGCCCCACAGCCGTAATTCCAGGCTTCCCTCCAAAGGAAACCAGGCTCACTTAGAGGTGTAATGCACACCTATGCCTTACCCCTTCAGGAGAGGAACAGCCACATCCAGGGATGCAAACCATGGGGATCAAATGGGGGTCTATACCAAAACTGAAACTCAAACTTCCCATTTCTAGAAGCACTGTGTTGCTACATTCCAGAAATGAAAACTATTGAAAAACTTTGATCCTGAATGAAGAAAAGATATatgggagttctgaaaagtgTACTTTACCAGAAGGATCTGATGTGTTCTCCTCTGAAGGctgctccttttcttcctggaaTTTGGTATTCAGAGTTTTCTGTGACACGAAAAGCAGATTAACTTCCAGAAGAAACCCTAGGTTTACTCATCTGAACTCCTGAGAGATGACAATCAGGCAGCATGCAGAAAGCACTCCCTGACTGAAGCATCAGTAACACTTCCTTTGGCCTGTTCCACCAGTCCCAGCCCAGTGTcaccctgctgcaggacagaggcTGCCTGACTGCCCTGGCCACTGATCCTCCAGCCACTGGCCAGGCAGCAGGGAGTGGAGTAAGTGTTCAAAAACACTCATTCAAAACTGAATGGCTTTTCATTTTAACACacattcaaaattaattttatcaaTATTCTTTTTCCCATAAATCTGTTTTGCTTCAATACCAAACAAGTACAAAGGATTCATGTTCCATCTAGTATGCCATTCCTTGAGAACATATATTACAGATACAaataagaaaactgaaaaaaggaaagcataTACTCCCAAACCAGCAAGAGAAAAGGCTACAGGATCCAGGAACACCTGGCTCTTATATTCCTTGTTGATGTGATGACTTGTAGCTTTGGGCATTTCACTTGGCCACCTCACTGGAATACTCTGAGGACGGATTATTTTGGATACAATTAAGTACTAAGAAACAAATGGAAGgtctttctcttcctccaccCTCTAATGCAGGCATGGcataaaataaactaaaattaaaTTGACTGAAAATAATCATGAAACTTTTTTGGTACCACAGTCTCCTTAAGGGGTTCCTCTCCAGCATCAGCTGTGTTGAATTCCTGAGCATCACCACTGAAGGGCTTTGAGTGACGCCGTTTTttactgggaaaagaaaaacatacacTACTACCCTCTGAGGAAGGATGAGCCATATACATACACAAAACACTGTGTTCTGGGGAACATTTTGTACAGCTGTATCTCATACAAGTACTATTAAAGTTTTACTTGAATTCATTAGCAAGACAATTTCAGATTTAAACCAAACTGGATTATACATATTAGAAATATACtaaaattttaattcattttttttggaaataattttctttgttaCTTATAATTGAAGTAGAACACTTTTCCCTTCAAATCTAAATACCTAAAGATTAAATTAAATGttgacaattttatttttttccaacagaCCGTGTGCCTGTATTTTGCCTTTGTGGTGCTGAGACATGACCGAGTGCCTCGTTTTGTGACTGTTCCTCTCCATAAGCATCCACAGCAGTACTGTGCAAAGGGTGATctataaagaacaaaaaataaactgtgTGAGCACTGCTCCCATCTGTTAAGGCACTGCCAGCCATTAAGCATTTAGTTAGAATATTTGCGGTTTGCTAACTAATATAAAGGAAGTTCTTGTTACAAGTATTATTTGAGTATTATGAAAAGATATAGAGTGAAAGGATTCATAGTTTCTGTACCCATCCACCTGCTATTTCTTTATGAACCCAAACCAAGCTTAGCATGTACACATGGCACAGAACAAGTAAAATACTTGGTACAGTTTAATTCAAGTTCTTCCTTGCTATGGCATATGTAACCCTTCTAGACATTTAAacaattactttcttttttttttaaataaatttttagtaAATGTAAAATTCTTGACGGTAGCTACCAAAATAGATTAGAACTCTGAAAAATTTAGGTTTCAGCATGCCTTCCACAgtataaatttctttttcaagcACACTGCCACAAAACTTTTGTGTTGGTTTACATAAGTGTCAGTGGGCATTCTTTTTGCAGTCTAAATACATACCACAGAAACAAGAGCTTTTCATTTTGCAGCCCTGCCTTACAAACAACCCTTTTGCTAAATAGTTTTTTATAGCTCATTGTCAATGCTGTTCCTAAATTGCATTTATATTTTGTGGTTTGCTCAGAGTAATAACTATTACAGTTGAGAAacagctcttaaaaaaaaaatacagatagCTATAACCGGACTCCACACAGAAGAGCACCTACCCCATCTAAATTGATTCTCTTCCTGTGTATTGAGGCCTCATTACACAAGTCAAATATAAAGCATGGAAGTGGTTTTAATCCTTCACCACTAATTGTATGGCTTTATGTAATTTCTTTAAGTAACAGCTGAGAGCACCAGAAAAACACCCCTGCAAATGTCCAGGTCTACTACCATGAATATTCTTACAATGGTAAAAATGTCACTTCATAATTTGTGTAATTTAATAAAGAATAAGTTAACTTTGGTTTTTAACTGTGAGTTCTTACACAACTGCAATACTATGATGTGTGAAATTCTATCATTCAGACTATAAAGGTGAAATAGCCAGTATTTTCCCATTGACTTTTATTTGCACATACTACAGCTTTATTCCTGTTACTTCctaaattacagaaaataacaaaaaatcccatctgTCTTTCCTCTCCATTACTTTCTCTTGCAAAGAACCAAAACCTTTTCCTAGGTAAGCACCTGAAGTATTTTGTCCACGTGGTTGGTTTGTGAAAAACATGCATTAAATGACACTCAAGATAATACTAACCAAAGGAATCATCAAGCTCATCAAGTTGGTTTGTGTCTGCTACCTTCAATATTCTTGAGACATCTGGTTCCTCAAGTGGAAGAGATTTCACGCGAAGATTTGAGTTGGCTTTGTGCTCCTGGATGGGGATGAATTAACAGCCACTTTACCCAGCTCTCTGAATGTACAGCAGATTAAATGTGACAATACATTTCAAGAACATTTGGCTAGGAATACACTTAACCAGAACCATATTGACTCCTAAGCTATGACACAAGGATTTGAAGCATATTTTTGTCTCaggctgtggggtttttccGCTAAAAGAAGCGATGGTATAAAATGTTTATGTTCTGCTGTTTGATACTGTATTCTGCTGCAAGCTTTGTCTTATTTCATAAATGTATACAAGCTTAGAAATCTTATAACACTCTAATACCTGGTTTCTATGACATGTagtctttcttttcaggcattaaaatattttttctttca is a window encoding:
- the CENPU gene encoding centromere protein U, encoding MSSKKKIKKNRTSYKPEEHKANSNLRVKSLPLEEPDVSRILKVADTNQLDELDDSFDHPLHSTAVDAYGEEQSQNEALGHVSAPQRQNTGTRKKRRHSKPFSGDAQEFNTADAGEEPLKETVKTLNTKFQEEKEQPSEENTSDPSVDNPHSVQVWCPKELKRSPRDITELDVVLAEVEKIAANYRQSIESNICRKAISDFSSAFKDQITDLIAGVQELKNMKKKNAKAITNIKKKRQQLVQVREKLIGAEPQLTQLQREFAELQERKSSLRQTIELITDLKELQQDCLDYREENPQKKVVYGTSSLPALLVESRRILGAERHFKSINMKLEEALAAQKEQKSKKN